The sequence below is a genomic window from Gadus morhua chromosome 12, gadMor3.0, whole genome shotgun sequence.
TTGATTGAGTCGAATTGATCTCATAACGTTTGTTTGACTCTTTGCCATTTGAGAAACATGAGACAATCGAAACAGAATTGAATTAAAACGAGACACAAAgaagacaaaaataaatatttatatgaatAGGTGAGCAACAGGACCCATCCGTGCTCCACATAGAGTACCCTTGTTACAGGGTTTCACCTCCAGGTGGCAGCTAACTCCCAGCTGTGGTGCAGTGTACATAAGATAAATTAAGGTCCGTCTCTGCTCCTGTCTCCATCCTTTAGTCCCCCTGTCCTGTTGCTTCGGAGAGGAGGCAGATTTCAGTGAGTATTCACTGAGGATTCTAGCCTATTGAGTATTTGTGAATATTGTGATTGTGCCTTCAtgctgtggttttgtgtgttgatgttgtgcTAGGACCTGCCTCATCTAACCTACACATGTACAACCATCCCGGGGCAAGGGGCGTAGAACTAGCTGGCCTTGTTTTAGCCcatcttcctccatcttctttgTTTGATGACCGTTCATATAAAAAGACCACCTTCCTGCCATGTTCCATACATGCATAGTGATAGATTAGTGTACCCGTTTCACAGACCTCTGCGCCGCCACTATCACTTGATGGTGACAGACACCAGTCATCGACATATGCTCTCCAGTTAATCTATATACATGTATAATGATGTCTATATACTGTACTATAAAAACGTATAGGaacctgtatatgtgtgtagtatattatatttaatgtcCATCTATAATGTACATGTATAGTTATACACACTGTACATGCCTATATTACACATACACAGTAgtgtatataataatatatatctttatacaTGGGTTGTCATATCGATATATGTCTATACTTTTAATACTGGTAACATGTATGTGTagtataatatatcatatctaTTCATATACATAGTTATATCTATACATGTACGTGTGTTTGAATATAATATCGACTATATACAAATACAGTATCTGTATTCTATAAATACCTAATATATATAAGTGTGTTTAGTTAAACCTGCTGGTGCTCTCCCTTCCAGTCCCGTCCCCAAGTAAGCTCCGCTCCCCGGCCATGCCCTCCCCGCTGGCCCTCAGACAGCCGGTGAAGGCCACGTCCAACCCCAGCTCCGGGAACTCCACCCCGGTCCGGTCCCTAGCACCCCCCCGCAGCGGCCTGCCCCGACCCAGCGCCACCTCGGGGGGCGGCGGAGGCATCCCCCTGCCCAGAACCAAGCTGGCACAACCCGTTCGCAGgtgcgttctctctctctctgactctcactcactcactctcactcactctcactctaaggcccaatcccatttttaCCCCAtttttaccccttaccccttccccttacccctcccccttgttttgaagggttaaggggaaggggtaagaagtagaaatgggattgggcctaaggcccaatcccatttctaccccttacgccttcccctttccccttcccccttcaaaacaagggggaaggggaaggggtaaggggtaaaaatgggattgggcctaagacaCCCACAGTGGGTGGGACTGGACTGTATTTTGGGGCATTTAAAGCAGTGGTACAGGACAACCCACATTTGACGTTGGAAAAACGTTAGGTCTACTCTTTAACTGTCATTCCAGTGACCACCAGGTTATGAATCGCTGGTTTAAAGGGTTATTTTAGCCGACCAGGTGGGAGGATGGTGAGTCATTTCAAAAATTGATGATGTCACACGTGGGAGTGTGATGGAAAGATCAAACCACCAGTTGGTATAGTCCCCTGGGTAGGCTGGGGGTtgagtgggagtgggagtggaTCACACTCCCACGTGTGATCTCACACCTTGGATGGTAAAATAGGGGCTCTTTAATATTCCTGAATTTCCCATCCAGGATGAATGtattatctttatctttattattttgtatacAAGTTCAGAAGTCACCTCAGAGGATGATCCCCTTTGTTGATTGTTCCCAGGTCTCTGCCCGCACCCCGCTCCTATGGTAGTTCCGGGGAGAACTGGAGGGAAGGCTGTTACTGAAGCCTGCCACCAGAGTGTGCTGCACACCCCCCATCCTGACCGAGGCAGGCGTATCAACGTGGCACTTTATCCAGAGTCCTCTAAGagtcaagaagaagaagaagagaagactTCACCCAGATTCCTTTTAAAAAGTTAACAAGAGAAAGACTATAAATATAGATCACGACAACTCAAAAAACGAAGTGTCAATTATGTGTACTGAAAAGACAGCTGGCATTCAGATCACATAGCAAGGGAAATGCCAAAGAAAGCAGAGAAAAACAAATCCTTCGCTGCCACCAGAAGAGGGCGCCCACGCCTTCCTCTGTGGCTGCAATCATCTCCCAGACTCCAGTCCagctgtctccatctctcccatcctcttcttccttttcCCTCAGGTTTAAACGTTTTGAATTTGCTCTCACTCTAGACTCTGTTCTGTTTGGAGAGGTCTGTGTAGGACTGAAGTTCCTCCATGTCTCAGAGCTCCATGGTTCCTCGTGTTTTGGCGGTGCTTCAATCTCAGAGCATACCTCTTATATCTGAAGGTCTGAGGGTGCTTCAGGTCTGGGAAACTGTCTGACAGGTGTTCATTTGCTGATGCTGTGTGCTCTTCATATCTGAAGGTGCTTCAATGCTTGAGTTCATCAATCCAAAGGGTCTCAATGGATCTCATGCCTTCATGCTCTGAGCTACCTTATCTCACCAGTCGGAAAATCATTCATGACCTAAAGCTGACAGCTACGCCACTCATCGTGTTCCTCAATCCAAATGGTCTGAATGGCTCTCATGTCTTTGTGATGGGAAATCTTTAGTATCCTAAAGCTGATAACTCTTCAATTCTGAAAGGTCTGACGGTGCTTCAATCATGAAGCACCGTCTTTAGGTGGGGAGCCACCCTATCTAAAAGGTCTGGAGGGGCTTCATGTCTTATTAAGGACCTCTGCATCTGGTTCTAAGAGTTTCTCCTTAAATTCAGCATGAATGTAAGCAGATGCTTCTTTTAGAGATTATTTATTCAAATTATTTATGCAGTTTTTATGTCCAAGCATCCATATCAGTATTTGTTTTAAGATTCTTTAAAGCATTAAgaaatgtatgtttttaaaCCTCAACGTAAAGCTAACTCCCCAAAGCCATGTCTTAGCGTGCGTCCATTTTGAAGAGAACCTGGAATGTTTGTTCAGCTGAGTCTTGGATGACTTCACGCCACAATTCTATCCCAAACAACTAACTTTCTTCCTCCGAGTCTGAAACCCTGACCTGATCTCTCCACCACTTCGGTAAATGTGTAATTAATGAATTATAATGTGGTGTTGTTAGCCTGCAGTGTGTATCATTCATGCCGTGACAGAGGGAACAGTGTGTTCAGAAAAACTAAATGTAAGATTTTAATAAAGTGGCCATTGCCTCTTGTGCTTTATAAATCCAGAGGCTTGCCTAAAAAAATAGGGATGATTATTTGGTAAATGGTGTGCCGGATATTATCAAACTAGTGCCTATAATTtacattatactttattttaaaagTGCTCGGCTTATTTTGTGCCAATTTTATGAGTTTGCCAATGATTTGCATTTGCTTGGTTAATTtgtttgcatctgtgtttgGGTTTCTTAAGTAACTTAATCATTTATAATTGCTTTAAAAAAGTATGTTAAAAACTGCGCCTTCATATTTATAACTGATGACATATGTAAATGACTATTTATTAGTGTGAGGGTGCCTCTGTGGGAAAGAATGTCACTAAAAGACGGCACCACACCTTTTGTGTGATGGTTTTTGTTATGGAACTTTTTTTACATCCATGAACATGACATTCACATTCCCTGTGTGAACCCACATTTCAAATAAAGCTGAAaacctcttttctcctcttttgCATCATTAATAAATTGATCAGTATGAACAGGATTGCAACCCTGTGTCCAAAGTTGCATTGTTTAAACGAATAACATTACAGAATAGTAACCCAATTTTTTTGAAGGATTCTATTGTGTATTAGGGCTCACAGGGTTCGTATCATTTCTGTATGAGTATGAGAACATGTATGAGTAGGGCTATTATCGTGACGGAATTTGTGTCTGTCCTCCATGACCACATGCTCCAGATAAGACTTTCATGCTCCGCAACGACACAGAttcatgaaagagagagaacgggcAGAGAACAAAAGTAGCGGCCACTCCATCATTACAGTCAGTGCGCCCACATAAAGGTCACGTGTCTCTGTAAAGGTTCACCCACGACAAACATCGCACCGCTGCTTCATTTTCTCCCAGAGCATCATACATATAGTAGCATCTAAAGAAACAGCGGTGTTTTAGTTTAGGTGCCGTCGTATGTAGGCAATAGCCTAGGGCCGGCTTATGAAGTATCCGGATGACTATTTTTCCAATTTTCTCAAACGTTATATTACatttcaaataggcctactctatTTGCAATAACTTCTCTTCCTTTCTGTGCTGGTCAAAATGCGATATGCGAGGGTATCTGAAGCCATATGCTCTAGTCTAGAATAAGTACCGTTAAGAGTGAGCCGACTTGCGTCGACGCGCGTGCTCCGGGGGAACCAATCCGCGGGAACCAGTGGAGCCGCACGACGAGCTGTCCTTAAGACCCAGTGCCACAGGGGGCCGTCAAATCATATGCACAACCGCGGAGACTCATTTGTGAAAGTGGCCAGCGAGGACGTCACTGGGGAAAATCTCATTTTACGAGCGGACACCTCGGGGGAGAGTCACCGGCCTCTCTGCGCGCGCTGAGGTGATATCTGGACGCGTGCTTGATCACCGGGGTTCCAAAAGGATGTTTTAGCGCCGTTTTCAAGGCACCCTACACTTTAAAGCATCTGTTTTGTTAGACAGCATTGAGAAAGACTTATCCATGGAGGGGTCACACCCCGGCACCAGTTGGCCGATATTCTCAGAAATCAATGCACTCAGGACTGCAATCGAAGCAGACCTGATGGCTGCGGTGCCGACGGACCCGAACCACCTGGTACCTGCGTTCTGGGACTCTCCGTTGAGCCACGGCATCAACGTGTTCGTAGGGCTCGTCCTGTGCCTCACCATGCTGGGCCTGGGCTGCACGGTGGACGTGAGTCAGCTCGGGGAGCAGATCAGGAGACCCATCGGAGTTCTGCTCGCGCTGGTGTGCCAGTTCGTTATCATGCCCTTAGTGGCTTTCCTCTTGGCCCTGGCCTTTTCCCTGGACGACGTGGCGGCCATGGCCGTGCTGCTCTGTGGCTGCTGCCCGGGGGGCAACCTGTCCAACATCATGTCGCTCCTGGTCAACGGAGAGATGAACCTCAGGTAAGGCTGGGTGCGCGAGATGATGCGCGTCTCCCACCTCACGGTGAAACgcatgtgtttgttggtttttccCCCCATCTtttagaataataaaaaaaacaagcagtATATAGGTCTTCATCTACAGTTTTGAAACGAGATAATTGCCTTTAAACGAACCACGTATCGCCTTTAAACGAACCACGTATCGAATTACGCACAAGAGACGATGATTTTACGCACACTATCCACTTTACGTGTGTCTCAAAAATGTAATTCAATACATGTATGTTTTGTTTAGAATAGCATTCTTTATCAACTTGTTTTATGTGTATAACTTTaggttacttttttttttttaaagcggtgtgtgtgtttctcctctaacgggtctctctctctctctctctctcactcctcaagCATCATCATGACCATTTCGTCCACATTGCTCGCCCTGGTGCTCATGCCGCTGTGTCTGTGGATCTACAGCCGCGCGTGGATCAACACGCCCGTGGTCAACCTGATGCCCTTCGGGGCGATCATCCTCACGCTCTTCAGCACTCTGGTCCCTATCGGCCTAGGGGTCGCGCTGCGCTACCGCTACACGCGGATAGCCGACATCGTGTTGAAGGTAAACCTCGCACACTTTTTgcgtgtaggcctactctcatGTTTTCTATTGTGGattgtacatgcatgtgtagaCTTTGAATTGGGACCACAGTAGTGCTCCAAATATTTGTCTGTTCAGCAGCAAGAttaagttttatt
It includes:
- the slc10a4 gene encoding sodium/bile acid cotransporter 4, whose product is MEGSHPGTSWPIFSEINALRTAIEADLMAAVPTDPNHLVPAFWDSPLSHGINVFVGLVLCLTMLGLGCTVDVSQLGEQIRRPIGVLLALVCQFVIMPLVAFLLALAFSLDDVAAMAVLLCGCCPGGNLSNIMSLLVNGEMNLSIIMTISSTLLALVLMPLCLWIYSRAWINTPVVNLMPFGAIILTLFSTLVPIGLGVALRYRYTRIADIVLKLSLWSLLVTLILLFILTGAMLGPELLSTIPPSVYVVAVLMPMCGYAAGYGLATLFGLPPNCRRSVSMETGCQNVQLCTAILKLAFPPHLMGGMYMFPLLYALFQAAEAGIFILGYKMYRKEVLHKPDPVAGGGGDGTNITYQRFEDDEEDCFNASYGTVTSSDPNTIRLEGCIDATPV